A part of Gramella sp. MAR_2010_147 genomic DNA contains:
- a CDS encoding DegT/DnrJ/EryC1/StrS family aminotransferase, giving the protein MGVSNAIGVGNGLDALRLIFKAYLELGVMHEGDEVIVPANTYIASVLAITDNHLKPILVEPDINTYNLDITKIEKSITEKTKAIMVVHLYGQVCWNRGLERLAQEYNLKIIEDNAQAIGGEFKYKDGQIKRTGSLGDAAGFSFYPGKNLGALGDAGAVTTNDDDLSQVIRALGNYGSKQKYINEFQGLNSRLDEIQAAFLNVKLKYLDKETQRRREVAAFYLENIKNPEIILPEVNGKVEKCNTHVWHLFVIRTKYREEFKTYLAKCGVQSLIHYPIPPHKQKAYCQWNNLNFPITEKIHNEVLSLPIGPNMIADEVNSIIHIINEFSV; this is encoded by the coding sequence ATAGGGGTATCCAATGCGATTGGAGTAGGGAATGGCCTGGATGCGTTAAGGTTAATTTTTAAGGCTTATTTAGAACTCGGAGTAATGCATGAGGGAGATGAAGTAATAGTGCCTGCAAACACGTATATAGCTTCTGTTCTTGCTATTACCGATAATCATTTAAAACCGATTTTGGTGGAGCCAGATATAAATACTTATAATCTCGATATTACTAAAATTGAAAAAAGTATAACAGAAAAGACCAAAGCCATTATGGTGGTTCATCTTTACGGGCAGGTATGCTGGAATCGAGGACTTGAAAGGTTGGCTCAAGAATATAATTTAAAAATAATTGAAGACAATGCTCAGGCAATTGGAGGTGAATTTAAATATAAGGATGGGCAAATAAAAAGAACAGGGTCTTTGGGAGATGCAGCTGGATTTAGCTTCTACCCTGGGAAAAATTTAGGCGCATTAGGAGATGCTGGGGCCGTAACCACAAACGATGATGATTTATCTCAGGTGATTAGAGCCTTAGGAAACTATGGGAGTAAACAAAAATATATCAATGAATTTCAGGGTCTAAACAGTAGGTTAGACGAAATTCAAGCAGCTTTCCTTAATGTGAAGTTGAAATATTTAGATAAGGAAACCCAGCGAAGGAGAGAGGTTGCGGCTTTTTATTTAGAAAACATTAAAAATCCTGAAATAATATTACCGGAAGTAAATGGTAAGGTAGAGAAATGCAATACTCATGTATGGCATCTTTTTGTGATTAGAACGAAATATAGAGAAGAATTTAAAACATATTTGGCCAAATGCGGAGTGCAGTCTTTAATCCATTATCCAATTCCACCGCATAAACAAAAAGCTTACTGCCAGTGGAACAATTTAAATTTTCCTATTACTGAGAAAATTCATAATGAAGTTCTTAGTTTGCCTATTGGACCCAATATGATAGCTGACGAGGTTAATTCGATAATACATATAATTAATGAATTTTCAGTTTAA
- a CDS encoding glycosyltransferase: MLSLILLSYYSGERINNVYDKICLLLSKYEIPFEFIVIDDGSTDDSFKIAKKLESSNNNVRAYQLSKNYSSHYAIFAGLSVCEGKCVTILPDDEQQPYSSIVDMYRIWEQGEKVIIPYREKRNDGYLNNLLSHSYYKIINYLSEVTFPKGGADSFFIDRELIDLINHRIHPINTSSIIEVLRLGFSPVYYPYERVKGINNKSRWTLKKKIRLFKDTFFSSSTWPIKIITNLGLFFSLIAFLIIVFYVYIKIFGNLNFWGEILPGWTSTIIIVSFFSGLILFSLGIIAEYIWRIYEEVKARPGYIVKKNN; the protein is encoded by the coding sequence ATGTTAAGTTTAATCTTACTTTCCTATTATAGTGGAGAACGAATTAACAATGTCTATGATAAAATTTGCTTATTGTTAAGCAAATATGAAATTCCCTTTGAGTTTATTGTTATTGATGACGGTTCAACTGATGATTCATTTAAAATAGCTAAGAAACTTGAATCTTCTAATAATAATGTTAGAGCATACCAATTGAGTAAAAATTATTCTTCACATTATGCAATCTTTGCCGGTTTAAGCGTATGTGAGGGTAAATGCGTAACAATACTACCAGATGATGAGCAACAACCTTATTCATCTATAGTTGATATGTATAGGATTTGGGAGCAAGGGGAAAAAGTTATTATACCATATAGGGAAAAGAGAAATGATGGATACTTAAATAATTTATTATCTCATTCTTATTATAAAATTATTAATTATCTGTCTGAGGTTACTTTTCCTAAGGGTGGGGCAGATTCTTTTTTTATTGATAGAGAACTTATTGATTTGATTAACCATAGAATTCATCCAATCAATACATCTAGTATTATTGAAGTTCTACGCCTCGGCTTCTCACCTGTATATTATCCATATGAAAGGGTGAAGGGGATAAATAATAAAAGCAGATGGACGCTAAAAAAGAAAATTAGATTATTTAAGGATACCTTTTTTTCTTCTTCCACATGGCCCATAAAAATTATTACCAATTTGGGGTTGTTTTTCTCTCTTATTGCCTTCCTGATAATTGTGTTTTATGTTTACATTAAAATTTTTGGTAATCTGAATTTTTGGGGTGAAATTCTGCCTGGTTGGACATCCACAATTATAATCGTTTCATTCTTTAGTGGTTTGATATTATTTTCTCTTGGTATTATTGCGGAGTATATCTGGCGTATCTATGAAGAGGTTAAGGCTCGGCCTGGTTATATTGTGAAGAAAAATAATTGA
- the pseB gene encoding UDP-N-acetylglucosamine 4,6-dehydratase (inverting), translating to MLKDKSILITGGTGSLGKALTGHILKEFPYIKRLVIFSRDEQKQFEMAQEYPAKDFPQIRFFIGDVRDEARVKRALKGIDYVIHAAAMKHVPIAEYNPMECVKTNIMGAENIINGSLETSVERVVALSTDKAAAPINLYGATKLASDKLFVAANNITGWNPIKFSVVRYGNVMGSNGSVIPFFLKKKKEGVLPITDPTMTRFNISLQGGVDMVMHALEHAWGGEIFVPKIPSYKITDIAEAIGPNCEKPVVGIRPGEKIHEEMITDSDSYYTYDLGKYYTILPATHKWHLEDFVDKFNAKKVAPGFQYNSGENEEWETVEDLRNLIKEHVDPTFEV from the coding sequence ATGTTAAAAGATAAATCAATATTAATTACAGGAGGTACCGGTTCACTCGGCAAAGCTTTAACTGGACATATCCTCAAAGAATTCCCTTATATTAAACGTCTGGTAATTTTTTCCCGGGATGAACAGAAACAATTTGAAATGGCTCAGGAATATCCAGCAAAGGACTTTCCTCAAATTCGATTTTTTATTGGAGATGTAAGGGATGAAGCGAGAGTAAAAAGAGCATTAAAGGGGATAGATTACGTTATTCATGCAGCAGCGATGAAACATGTACCGATTGCGGAATATAATCCTATGGAGTGTGTGAAAACAAATATTATGGGAGCTGAGAATATTATTAATGGCAGTCTTGAAACAAGTGTTGAGCGTGTTGTAGCACTTTCTACCGATAAAGCTGCTGCTCCTATTAATTTATACGGAGCCACAAAATTGGCTTCAGATAAATTATTTGTTGCTGCTAACAATATAACCGGCTGGAATCCAATTAAATTTTCTGTGGTGCGTTATGGCAATGTTATGGGGTCTAACGGCTCTGTTATTCCATTTTTTCTTAAAAAGAAAAAAGAAGGAGTGTTACCTATTACAGACCCAACAATGACCCGGTTTAATATTTCCCTTCAGGGTGGTGTAGATATGGTCATGCATGCTTTGGAACATGCATGGGGCGGTGAAATTTTTGTGCCTAAAATTCCTTCGTATAAAATTACTGATATTGCCGAAGCAATTGGTCCAAATTGTGAGAAGCCTGTAGTAGGAATTAGACCGGGTGAGAAAATTCACGAAGAAATGATCACAGATTCAGATTCTTATTACACCTATGATTTAGGAAAATACTATACAATTTTACCTGCTACTCACAAGTGGCACTTAGAAGATTTTGTTGATAAATTTAATGCAAAAAAAGTAGCTCCCGGGTTTCAATATAATTCAGGAGAAAATGAAGAGTGGGAAACAGTTGAAGATCTTAGAAATTTAATTAAGGA